The nucleotide window CTTGCGGCTCTTCATGATCAATTACGAGCTCATCGATATAATCTACTCTGGCTGACATCTTATTCCGACCGCTATTCATGGACAGAGGCTTCCGTAAATATTTAGTTACAACGTATAGTTACGTTTAAACTAAGTTTAATGGTGCAACGCAAAAACATTTAGTAGTGCGTAAGTTGTAACTTAGTGCCCATTTACGTCGTAACTAGGCTACGTTGTAACTTACGCACAGCTGGTGCAACCGGCCCCTGAATACTAGATACCACTTGTGATATATTCCTTCCCCTCTTCCATATTGCACCATCATCTGCATATAACACACATCCTATACCCATCCCTACATGATCAAAAATATCATTAATCATAACATTAAATAGCAAAAGGCTAATTACACTACCTTGAGGTATACCATTTTCTGCATGAAATACAGATGAGTGTCATGGTCCTGTCTTCAAGTCACAGTTTTAAGTCATAgtgacaggatcatggcagcccaatgttttgtgtgagagcactggctttgttttttcattgccatgtgctttctgtctcgtctcctgaccccgcccccttgtttcctcgTTAATTATCCCATAATTGCttgattcatgtcacctgttcccctcttgatttgctcccctatttaatgcccttgtgtttgctgtcctgtgctcGATCGTCTGTTTTACATGGAGTTTGTATTGTTCCTGTTTAAGTCCTAATATCCAATCCAGTCAAGTCTTGTTAGTGTTTGCTCTTGTCTAGCTCAGTGTTTATAGTTTAGTCTAGTCTTGCCTTGTTAGTGTTTTTGTATTATCTGTTATTgttgttttaccccctcgtgggtttttgttttcttgttttcattaaagtCATCAGTGTTTTCTCCATCTctgtctgcgcttgggttcttTGCCAGCAAATCCTGATAGTGATGGCCAAATGAAGCGTTTCGAAGCATTATTGCTTTCTGATACAATTGTGCCGAAAATGGTTCATTACTCGAAGCTTCATTCAAACAGAAAATGCACACCACCATCTGCTGGtgaagtaaatgtaatgcaaCAAAGCTGACAATGCGAGTAGGCTAATGTACCCGCCCCATTTTGGCTGTCAGAGCTTTGACactgtgttcatgtttcaaacCCTCAATAAAACATTGAGCCtgagatgtgtttgtgtgtgaatatttagctgtaggatacaGCACTCTACAACTTACTAACTggacatttatgtatttaaaaatgtatttataatgtGGCAGAGGGCAACTGGACAGGGCTTGGACAATGTGAAGGAAGGTATTCATTAAATGTTGTGgtttttattcagaaatataattttatattaattataataaatttttatattttttaattattttataatatagccTAATAGGCTATACATTTGGTGATGTGGGcgatttctttcttttttcaacaAATTCACCAGCTTTGGAGAATATTCTCTCGCATGAAACAGATGATGCTGGAGTACACAAAAATTGTTTAGAAAGCTTTTCTATGGTTTGGCTTCACTTGCGTGAAAAATAAAGCCGCCAAGTTTCAAACCTGTCAACGCCGGAATGGGCTGTCAAAGCATGTCGTGTGGTTCACTAGAGAAATGAACCAGTGTGTTTGCTTCAGACGTCGTATTTCACGTGACTAGTGACGTAACGATACAAGCTCCGAAACAGTGGTTCATTGCAAGGACTTTTCGAGTCTGAAGCAAGCATCGAAGCTTCGGTGTCAAACGTAACATCACTAAATCCTGACAGAACGATCGAGCCAACATAGAACCCAGCAGACAGCCCTCACCATGTCCGATTCGAAGTGGTGGAGCGAGTTAATTTCTGAGACACTTACTGGCGGCGGGCCGTTTCCTCCTCAGAAGAAGATTCCCCTCAGAGACTTTGCCGAACACATGGAAAGGAATAGGTGTTTTTTACCTGAGAACTTGGCCAACTCCTATTTTATTGCTGCTCTGAATGATCCACCACCACTGCGAGAGCGGACAGATCTGACCCGTCTACCCTACTGCACAGGAAAAGTGGGGGAGTATTTTTTccagagtaattttttttttcctcCAAAATAGTTGTTTTTGCTCAATTTTGAGTGAACAAGGTAAAATGTGTCAGTAGAGTGGGAGCAAAATTACAGAGTAACTGTGTAACAGAGTAACTCCTCCTCAAAATGTTTCCCTCCTAATTTTTGTTTATGTAATGTTAAAAGACAGTTAAAAGATTAATGACGGGCCTAGATAGacttttattgtaaaaaaaattaataaacaacaatatcaaaaaaattttttttaatttaataacaaattgatataaaacttttaagaaaaacgaacacctaaaaataaaaactttattaaaaaaacccTAAAGTAACAGAAACCATCTTTGGGAAAATTATCTAAAGTGTAATTAGATTTTAAGTTTGGTTCACGTAGCATTCACTTACGGAGTTTGCGGGCTTTATGACCTACACTGCATCCAGCCACTAGAGGGCGATCGAAATATTGGCTTCACTGTGGCTCCCTTGGTAACGGCCATCGTCGATCGATCGATCACTGCTGCTTGAGGGTTTGGAAGACGAGGTGCCTTTCTgcttggctggctggtaaagtaaGTGAATTTTCAAAATCTTACTATTACTTTTCAGAATATTAGCCTCTGTTTTGAGCTTATATCATTTTGCCACGTTTTTTAATATTACAGAGATAACTTTCTCACGTGAGAACTAACTTGGGCTATAATTGAAAACTTAATTACAGGTTATATAAGTTAATTAAGGTTACACGTAAGTTATAGAAGTTATCTCTTAAGCACATAATTAACACATTGATAACTGACACCGGTAAAACGACCTTTCTTCAAATGTTTGTCCACTAAGTTAATATTTTGGCGGGCGTTTTGAGTTGTACCACATGTATTTGACTCTGTAAAGAGTTAAGTTAAGGTTAGTTTGATGTGCATTATCCATTTTCCGACGATAACGTGAGCTGTTTCTCATTATGCAACGCATTATGTTTAACTTTGTGTTTCTGGTTGCTTCAAGATGCAAACCAACAGCGTTGTTAGAGTAAAGTGAAGTTAAACTTACATGACGAGCACCTCGAGTAATGCACCACATGTCTATGACTCGGTTAAGAGTGAAGTTAGCGTTTGCCTCAGTTAGGTTTCCGGAtggcacattttttaaatactaagATCGCTTTCTTACATTAATTTGACATGACACAGCACATTTTCTGCAATGACGTCAAATAGGTTTCTCACTATCTTTTCTGTAAGGTTAGTCCAAGTGCTTTGCAATAGTCGGTTTGTCTCGTTCAGTATAGACAGCTTTTAGACACGGTGTTATAATGAAAGCAAATATATATAACATAAGGATTACAAACGTCACGAATGTTAATTGATAGTGAAATCAGATAGCAAATGTTTGTGCACCAATAATGTGGCGGGCAATTCGAGTTGCACCACATGTACCTGACTCGGTAAAGTGTTAACGTTAGCAATATTGATGTGTGCATTATCGCTTTGCAGGCGGTAATGCGAGCTGTTTCTTATGTAACCTATGTTATTTAACTTTGTCTGTATGGTTTCTTTCAGGATGCAAACCAACAACGTTGTCAGGGTGAAGTTTAAAGATAgcaagaaatacattttttcttcaGAACCATTaacatttcaaacatttttggAATGTGGTAAGAATTAATATTGTAATACTTTCcctctaaaacattttttaatagtAATATAAGTGTATGATTGTACCTTATGGGGTATAAAAATAACTGTTTTTGTTAATTTGGCATTGCTGGCTTTTGTCAATTTGCCcatggtttgtcttttttcagttgccaAGAAGTTTAATCTTCCGACCATTAATGTTAAAGTCTTTGATGACTCAAAGACAGAGGTCGATGAAGAATCATTTGAATATCTGCTGACACGACCAGACCTTGGTGTCCTGGAAATTTTCATTCCAGGAAGCACAACAAGCCTTGATGGTAAATTGTTTCACATGattataagttttttttttttcttagcAGTGTTCACCAATTAACTGATTTAAATATGTTAATATGTCAGTTGGACTAATTCTCAATAGAATGCTATCAAAGTTGTATGACAGATAAGCTGACCATTTATATGGTTTATATTGAAGATTATTTAAGCTCAAACACATTAGGAGATACTGAGGGGACGTCAGAATCTGATGACACAGCAGTGTTGATTAGAAATGCTCCTGCAAAAAATCAAGCTGAGGAACGTCATCTAGCCCAAGTAAGGATCCCCAAATTTGCCTCTGAATTACATCTAAATAGAATCACTtaatagggctgcacgataaatagCATGCGATatcatgcgcatctcgtcagtaatgccggttccttgattagtataaAATCGGcaacagctgctttcagatggcgCGGCATTAACTGAACAGAGCCGTACTtccctgacaagctgggccatatcgcatacatatcgCAGGCGATACGTCTGCGATAATTATTGTGAAATTGCCCCCGAtggtcagtgaactacggctctgcaCTTGAAAGCAGCtaatggcgatttaatactaatctaggaaccggcattactgacaAGATGCGCgtgacaatcacatgcgatttatcgtgcagccctatcaCTTAAGTATGTAAGGATATTTGgaactacactagtcaacatttaaagGGGTTAAAAACTTGTCTTTaaatttgtcttaaaaccaatacccaataTTTTCTTAGGGTAACTttgaacttttttgatccacttcaaatgttgactagggTATAAAGTATACAGTTAATAATTTCTCATCTCTGCTCTATTTAACATCATCCCCCTCCAGATGATCGAAGATATCCTAAAGGGCAGCCCTGGAGGCGATAAGGTCATAAACGAATACGCTCACACTAAAAGTCTGTCAGATGGCCGAAGACGTGACATGGTGAAAATCTTGGTAGCACATTTAACAAAGGAACATGGGTAGGTTGTACATACACTACTTGGTGTTCATGATGTTATGGGTTGTAATGGTAAAAGTTGTAAATGTTTCTGTGTGTAGAACAAGCCCTTCACGAAGTTTGAAGGAAGAATATGCAAAAGGTGTCATCTCCTTATTCCCATGCTTGGCTGACCCAAGGAGCAAGCTTGGTTATGTAAGTAGCTGTTGCCTCTCAATCTTTGTGATATTTAAAGGAGGATTTTGAAATGTAAAACTACTAGGTTGGTGTATTGTTCTGCTCACAGGAGCATTATTACAATGCAGAAGATGGAAGTGGATATTTGGCATGGAGAATAAAAACTCTCCAAAAAGAAGCATCAGAGGGACGGATGAAACGCCCACGGCAACCACAAACAGGTGCATTATTTGACGTTTAGTCAGTGCTTTTATCAGCTTGGCTGCAAGGCATTGACTAACTTCTCAAATTATTATACAACTTgcttatttacttattttaacAGTTGTGTGACTCGTCTTGAAATTGTCTTTTGTTTCAAATTAGTGTGTCATTGAAGGTTATACTTATTAGCCCACGATTGACTAACCCTCTTGTCATCCAAGATACATATGATCATCATCTTTATACAGACACAATGGaagttatattagaaaacaTTCTTAGTATTCCAAGCTTAATAATGGTAGTAAGTAGTGCTTTCATTTTTGAAGCCCAAAAGAGTGCATCCTTCCTTCACAGAAGTTTTCCACATGGCtttaataaaggccttctgagggcaaTCGCaatttttgtaagaaaaataagtaacactttacaataaggttcattagtgtATGATGCACGTTGACATAGAGGCTATGCATAAAATCATGGGCTAATTTTCCTGAGTACCTAGGTCATGTGCTACACAGTATCTCTGTAAAATATAATAGCTTTTCTATTTAAACTCAAACATGTTTTGCATAATCATTAACTTTGGGCACAATTGAAATAACACTCTGGGAtatatgcatgtttttttttctgtcatGTATCTAGTTTTGGTATGAATGTGTCTTTGGAAAGAAAAGTAATAAATGTGTCTTGTTGCCatattgttttaaacacttTCAGGTGGCCCAACTGCTGACAGGCATCCCTACAAAGAGGACAGCTTTTTGAATGATGAGCGTCAGTGTCAGGAAGCAATTGCCCTGATGAAGCATATAGCTGACGATGCAGTGGTAAAGGAAAAGATGAGGTTAACACTGACCTATCGCCAAAAGCTGCTGCACAACCCTAAAGAGTCAACTAATATTCTGTCAATTTTCCCACGATTTCGGGATATCCCAGGCTTGGTAAGTAAGACTTGAATTCTTTAAACATGAAAAcatcaaattaaatgttttgtagatTCACAGACTTGTTAGGGTTAATTTAGGAGTAATTTTCCACCATCGTGTAGAACCATTCTAATCATACTGTTGTCTAACCATGTGGAATCGGGCAGAAACGTGTTTAGTGACGTTGCCCCCAGGATCGGTCACTTGTCTTTTGCCTGGTTACAAGTCTCGCTGTAGCTGGTAAAGTGCATTATTCCTACTGTTTTACAGATTGATCAAGATTTTGGACTTCTATTTGGTGATGCGACCTCTGCAAAGTTGTTGGAGAAGTGGTCTACCAACATAAAACCAAAGGTTATTGTACAGAGTCGTGGCCTCACACAGACTTGTGAGGTCCAAGACCTCATCCAAAATGCTGAAGCCACTGAAGTTGAAGATGGTAACTATTGTGCTTcacattaaattatttaaatactgAAATGAGCTCATACGGTTAAACTTTATTAACAACACATAAACCATGTCTTTGTTATTTAGAGTCCCAAATGGAAACAATTTCAAACTGTAAATCTGCAACTCATGTACTAGGCACTTGTGAAAACCCAGAtgaaaaagtacacattttatAATGTACTTGAGTGCTCTATTTCCAGCACTAATTTTGTTCTTTATATACCAAAAAATCTTCCTTTGTACTTCTtgagataatcttaagaacagtGTACTTGTCTGtactattttgagacaccatgaatatgaactaaaatgtacttttaacatactatccctgcttaaaaatgtatttaggtaccacttgtagAAAACTTAAATCCATCTTTTacacaaagatgggttcaagtttactacaagtggtgcctaaataattttttgaatatattttaagcacattttagttcatattcatggtgtttCATAATAGCACAGTTAAGTACACTTAAGAAgaactaaaaaatatttttatgtttatgacTTACAAAATTAGTATGTGaaaatcatgacatgacattaAAGTGTACTCCTTTTTCAGCTGGGTTTGCACAAGGGCCTAGTACGGCAGTTGAAGATTTACAGTTTGAAATTGTTTTAATTGGGGACTCTGAGAACAAAAGCATGGTTTACAtattgtaaataaagttttaactGTATGACCTTGTTTCAGTATCTGTAGTAGTTTCACCTCAATACATCCACACATCTATAAACATAAAGACTTCACCATGAATGTGCTGTTAATACTGAATCTATGAGGCTgtttaacatgcgttttcatcgatcggatcacaagtggacgacgttaatgccaggtgtaaacagtgttcaaaacgttttgagcacgtccactttcaaccacatccagaggtagtcgaaaccattttcgatcggatcgctttggagttgcggaacgcatatgtggttgaatgtgttcgaacagccacacgcgaccgccttctctccgcccatttatctaatctgaggtattaaacacaagttttacgtctttttttgacttctgacGTGAACACACGGTGAaccgcgctatttttagcctttcattgatacaactGAAGccgctgatctccgtagtttcgttttgaaagcgtgtgaaagttgcgcgatccta belongs to Paramisgurnus dabryanus chromosome 2, PD_genome_1.1, whole genome shotgun sequence and includes:
- the LOC135783551 gene encoding uncharacterized protein isoform X1 produces the protein MLFNFVCMVSFRMQTNNVVRVKFKDSKKYIFSSEPLTFQTFLECVAKKFNLPTINVKVFDDSKTEVDEESFEYLLTRPDLGVLEIFIPGSTTSLDDYLSSNTLGDTEGTSESDDTAVLIRNAPAKNQAEERHLAQMIEDILKGSPGGDKVINEYAHTKSLSDGRRRDMVKILVAHLTKEHGTSPSRSLKEEYAKGVISLFPCLADPRSKLGYEHYYNAEDGSGYLAWRIKTLQKEASEGRMKRPRQPQTGGPTADRHPYKEDSFLNDERQCQEAIALMKHIADDAVVKEKMRLTLTYRQKLLHNPKESTNILSIFPRFRDIPGLIDQDFGLLFGDATSAKLLEKWSTNIKPKVIVQSRGLTQTCEVQDLIQNAEATEVEDGWDSDMSSILMLVHLLPLSSQGRKRPGKISARQACDRLVKFIKAGTSIQGHLDGIGESLQPYLLAVGPMKSRIQSWFIVIDQHALPCKACNSLACVDELFKAHFVFGTSYCQELNNVYTFLQTTVYDIDVETTKVNPRVAELRARMLQ
- the LOC135783551 gene encoding uncharacterized protein isoform X2, with amino-acid sequence MQTNNVVRVKFKDSKKYIFSSEPLTFQTFLECVAKKFNLPTINVKVFDDSKTEVDEESFEYLLTRPDLGVLEIFIPGSTTSLDDYLSSNTLGDTEGTSESDDTAVLIRNAPAKNQAEERHLAQMIEDILKGSPGGDKVINEYAHTKSLSDGRRRDMVKILVAHLTKEHGTSPSRSLKEEYAKGVISLFPCLADPRSKLGYEHYYNAEDGSGYLAWRIKTLQKEASEGRMKRPRQPQTGGPTADRHPYKEDSFLNDERQCQEAIALMKHIADDAVVKEKMRLTLTYRQKLLHNPKESTNILSIFPRFRDIPGLIDQDFGLLFGDATSAKLLEKWSTNIKPKVIVQSRGLTQTCEVQDLIQNAEATEVEDGWDSDMSSILMLVHLLPLSSQGRKRPGKISARQACDRLVKFIKAGTSIQGHLDGIGESLQPYLLAVGPMKSRIQSWFIVIDQHALPCKACNSLACVDELFKAHFVFGTSYCQELNNVYTFLQTTVYDIDVETTKVNPRVAELRARMLQ